A DNA window from Carassius gibelio isolate Cgi1373 ecotype wild population from Czech Republic chromosome A8, carGib1.2-hapl.c, whole genome shotgun sequence contains the following coding sequences:
- the LOC128018677 gene encoding TBC1 domain family member 25 isoform X1 produces MSSEEERGVVRVQVKKCEGVLPPEFRSFAVDPQITSLEVLQHILIRAFELNGKRNFGISYLSRDQGGVEVYVSLLSDWDLDAAFVSAAKPFLQLKMDIRPSEDSPVLEDWDIISPKDVIGSDQLQGEKRSLASAALPFTQSLLSQVGRTLSRVQQALSWSYGEEVKPFKPPLNDAEFHSYLNSQGQLTRPEDLRLRIYHGGVEPSLRKVVWRYLLNVYPDGLTGQERMDYMKRKTREYDQLKSEWTERVSTEDLEFIRGNVLKDVLRTDRAHPYYAGSEDSPHLTALTDILTTFAITHPQVSYCQGMSDIASPILAVMDNEAHAFICFCGIMKRLEGNFRPDGQLMSIKFQHLKLLLQYSDPEFYAYLVSKGADDLFFCYRWLLLELKREFAFDDALRMLEVTWSSLPPDPPETEVELQGLPHEPDQSSGSQNVHQNVNMEEMEEKQKERQRRRHMLRPSREEADGGRSLIVEEEEKGPRKEGEGEFGVDDMVKNDVTAPVPSFEKQASFGEFKYYSGRSEDSFDINENDCSDPTLSPVQFQSAHSTLPFSVRQSTEESEDDPGEQEPLIGNLTPSSPGQRDSPNGQAASPASSLPSGLPNWKSSSNHSPEASNSPSSWRTASPDDLSKCTTSSSSGDKAVSPDKPPGGFTSSQAVINETEAQSPSVVPGKSFLASPSQSYNRSRLSSPVLSFGKSPSLPKAFYSNLPSPCRPTASVITSPNTNKPEGGGMKPCSLPPPQEFGKGNPFMLFLCLSILLEHRDHIVKNSLDYNELAMHFDRLVRRHNLGRILQRAKALFADYLQSEVWDSEEGDEVSLDSPTTAATSPQTPTTRPPFLNVQPSQGTLWNSTYNLANTIPSPTTPVALSPSDS; encoded by the exons ATGTCTTCCGAGGAGGAGAGGGGGGTAGTTCGTGTTCAGGTCAAG AAGTGTGAAGGGGTGTTACCGCCGGAGTTTCGCTCCTTTGCTGTTGATCCTCAAATAACCTCACTGGAGGTGTTGCAGCATATCTTGATACGAGCATTTGAGCTGAATGG AAAACGCAACTTTGGGATAAGTTACCTGTCCCGTGACCAAGGAGGTGTGGAGGTCTACGTGTCTCTGCTGTCTGACTGGGATTTAGATGCAGCATTTGTCAGTGCTGCAAAGCCCTTTCTCCAACTCAAGATGGACATCAGACCATCAGAGGACA GTCCTGTTTTGGAGGACTGGGACATAATCAGTCCTAAGGATGTGATTGGCTCAGACCAGCTGCAGGGAGAGAAGAGGTCGTTGGCATCTGCCGCACTTCCTTTCACACAGTCGCTGCTCTCCCAG GTGGGTCGCACTCTATCGCGTGTGCAGCAGGCCTTGAGTTGGTCCTATGGGGAGGAGGTGAAACCATTCAAGCCTCCCTTAAATGATGCTGAGTTCCACAGTTACCTGAACAGCCAAGGTCAACTGACCCGACCAGAGGACCTTAGACTTCGTATATACCATGGTGGGGTTGAGCCATCCTTACGCAAG GTTGTTTGGCGATACCTCCTTAATGTGTACCCAGATGGTCTCACAGGACAAGAGAGAATGGACTACATGAAGAGGAAAACAAGAGAGTACGACCAGCTCAAGAGCGAATGGACAGAACGGGTCAGCACAGAGGACCTGGAGTTCATCAGGGGAAACGTTCTGAAAGATGTTCTTCGAACAGACAGAGCACATCCTTACTATGCAGGATCAGAGGACAGCCCACATCTAACCGCCTTGACAGACATTCTCACCACCTTTGCTATTACACACCCACAG GTGTCTTATTGCCAAGGCATGAGCGACATTGCCTCGCCAATTCTAGCTGTCATGGACAACGAAGCTCATGCCTTTATCTGCTTCTGTGGCATTATGAAACGTCTTGAGGGCAACTTTCGCCCTGACGGACAACTTATGTCCATTAAGTTCCAGCATCTGAAGTTGCTACTGCAGTATTCAGACCCTGAGTTTTATGCCTACCTAGTCTCAAAAGGTGCAGACGATCTGTTTTTCTGTTACCGCTGGCTGCTTTTGGAGCTGAAGCGTGAATTCGCTTTTGATGATGCTCTGAGAATGCTTGAGGTCACCTGGAGCTCCTTGCCACCTGATCCACCTGAGACAGAGGTGGAGCTTCAGGGGCTACCACATGAGCCAGATCAGTCCAGTGGCTCACAGAATGTCCATCAGAATGTGAACATGGAGGAGATGGAAGAGAAGCAGAAGGAAAGGCAGAGGAGACGTCACATGCTAAGACCATCCCGAGAGGAGGCAGATGGGGGACGTAGCCTCATCgtagaggaggaggagaaggggcCTCGGAAGGAAGGTGAAGGAGAGTTCGGTGTAGATGACATGGTCAAGAATGATGTCACAGCTCCAGTGCCCTCCTTTGAGAAACAGGCAAGTTTTGGGGAATTCAAGTACTATAGTGGCCGAAGTGAGGACAGCTTTGATATCAATGAAAACGATTGCTCTGATCCTACATTATCTCCAGTACAGTTTCAGTCTGCACACTCCACGTTGCCATTCTCTGTCCGCCAGTCCACAGAGGAAAGTGAGGATGACCCTGGAGAGCAGGAACCTCTCATCGGTAATCTTACGCCTTCTTCTCCAGGACAAAGAGACTCTCCCAATGGTCAAGCTGCTTCCCCAGCATCATCTCTTCCTTCCGGCCTACCAAATTGGAAGAGTAGCTCTAATCATTCACCGGAAGCATCTAATTCTCCATCTAGCTGGAGAACGGCATCTCCCGATGACCTTTCAAAATGCACAACCTCTTCCTCTAGTGGGGACAAAGCGGTGTCTCCTGATAAACCTCCTGGGGGGTTCACGTCCTCACAAGCTGTAATAAACGAAACTGAGGCTCAGTCCCCATCAGTGGTCCCAGGGAAATCTTTCCTGGCGTCTCCCTCGCAGAGTTACAATCGTTCGCGTCTCTCTTCTCCGGTTTTATCCTTCGGCAAATCCCCATCTTTGCCCAAAGCGTTTTACAGCAATCTTCCCTCACCATGCAGGCCCACCGCCTCTGTCATAACCTctccaaacacaaacaaaccagAAGGAGGAGGAATGAAACCCTGCTCGCTTCCTCCTCCTCAAGAGTTTGGGAAAGGGAATCCCTTCATGCTTTTTCTTTGCCTGTCTATCCTGCTGGAACATCGTGACCACATTGTCAAAAACAGCCTGGATTACAATGAGCTGGCCATGCACTTTGACCGCCTGGTCCGTCGCCACAACCTTGGGCGTATTCTGCAGCGAGCTAAAGCCCTCTTTGCAGACTACCTGCAGAGTGAGGTATGGGACTCGGAGGAAGGGGATGAAGTCAGTTTGGACTCCCCAACCACAGCAGCAACATCCCCCCAGACACCCACCACTAGACCTCCTTTCCTCAATGTACAGCCCTCTCAGGGTACCTTATGGAATTCAACATATAATCTAGCCAATACCATTCCCTCTCCAACAACTCCTGTTGCCCTCTCTCCATCTGATTCCTGA
- the LOC128018679 gene encoding properdin isoform X5 translates to MNLIVLGIVLLGIYVQQSVSQKVDCFSSFSLSSGKCGNLLGEVGKEDCCLNPSYGFKEADGVCRSCGRATWSEWTPWGECSVSCTEGVSQRRRSCHGIGNCPDPENLGKVQTKPCVKKDCCPVEGGWSEWGKWQLCSVTCGDGIKKRRRTCSEPIPQCGGSCSGAEEEITPCSTEIICPTHGGWSSWGSWGPCPVTCFYEGRNPQNELRKRTCTNPVPSTIPRGNACEGSDTESRPCRGLPFCPVDGNWGAWAGHTPCSVTCGVGQQTQRRICDSPKPAHGGKQCPGEEQQTGICIISVNCPINGMWSEWGEWRDCKPPSTRNIICKNREGKRRRERDCLDRRYDGAPCDGEIVQHGRCYNIEGCEMEGVLSEWSEWSYCTPDCGPNSTKIREIKCVANITLYSSQDRTMFAGNPHVKCDGLKEQTERRPCKNVPECMDNDYE, encoded by the exons ATGAATCTGATCGTGTTGGGGATTGTGCTCCTCGGGATTTACGTCCAACAATCAG TTTCGCAGAAGGTGGATTGTTTTTCATCATTTAGCCTGTCCAGTGGGAAATGTGGTAATCTTTTGGGTGAGGTTGGAAAAGAAGATTGTTGCTTAAACCCCAGCTATGGCTTCAAAGAAGCAGATGGCGTCTGTAGGTCCTGTGG GCGGGCAACATGGTCTGAATGGACTCCCTGGGGCGAGTGCTCAGTGAGTTGTACAGAGGGAGTCAGTCAAAGGCGACGATCGTGTCACGGAATTGGCAATTGCCCAGATCCTGAAAATCTGGGAAAGGTTCAAACTAAACCATGTGTGAAAAAAGATTGCTGCCCAG TGGAAGGTGGCTGGTCAGAGTGGGGGAAGTGGCAGCTATGTTCAGTCACATGTGGCGATGGAATTAAAAAAAGACGAAGAACATGTTCTGAACCCATTCCACAATGTGGGGGCTCCTGTAGTGGTGCAGAAGAAGAAATCACCCCTTGCTCCACTGAAATAATCTGTCCGA CTCATGGTGGTTGGTCCAGTTGGGGGAGTTGGGGTCCATGTCCAGTTACTTGTTTTTATGAAGGACGCAATCCTCAAAATGAACTTCGTAAACGAACATGCACCAACCCTGTTCCATCTACCATTCCACGTGGCAATGCCTGTGAGGGCTCTGACACAGAAAGCCGCCCTTGCAGAGGTCTACCGTTCTGCCCAG TTGATGGAAACTGGGGCGCTTGGGCAGGTCACACACCCTGCTCTGTGACGTGTGGAGTGGGTCAACAGACTCAAAGACGGATTTGTGATTCTCCTAAACCAGCACATGGTGGGAAACAGTGTCCAGGTGAAGAGCAACAAACTGGTATCTGCATCATTTCTGTCAACTGTCCAA TAAATGGGATGTGGAGTGAATGGGGAGAGTGGAGAGATTGTAAACCACCTTCCACTAGAAATATCATATGCAAAAACAGGGAGGGAAAACGAAGGAGGGAGAGGGACTGTCTGGATAGAAGATACGATGGAGCCCCATGTGATGGAGAGATTGTTCAACATGGCAGGTGCTATAACATAGAAGGCTGTGAAA TGGAAGGTGTCTTGTCAGAGTGGAGTGAGTGGAGTTATTGCACACCTGATTGTGGACCAAACTCTACAAAAATAAGAGAAATAAAGTGTGTTGCTAACATCACTTTATACAG CTCCCAAGACCGCACTATGTTTGCAGGGAATCCACATGTTAAATGTGACGGTCTGAAAGAACAAACAGAGAGAAGACCATGTAAAAATGTTCCTGAGTGCATGGATAACGAT TATGAATGA
- the LOC128018679 gene encoding properdin isoform X3: MNLIVLGIVLLGIYVQQSVSQKVDCFSSFSLSSGKCGNLLGEVGKEDCCLNPSYGFKEADGVCRSCGRATWSEWTPWGECSVSCTEGVSQRRRSCHGIGNCPDPENLGKVQTKPCVKKDCCPVEGGWSEWGKWQLCSVTCGDGIKKRRRTCSEPIPQCGGSCSGAEEEITPCSTEIICPTHGGWSSWGSWGPCPVTCFYEGRNPQNELRKRTCTNPVPSTIPRGNACEGSDTESRPCRGLPFCPVDGNWGAWAGHTPCSVTCGVGQQTQRRICDSPKPAHGGKQCPGEEQQTGICIISVNCPINGMWSEWGEWRDCKPPSTRNIICKNREGKRRRERDCLDRRYDGAPCDGEIVQHGRCYNIEGCEMEGVLSEWSEWSYCTPGCGSNSTQTRERKCVADIATYSSQDRTMFAGNPHVKCDGLKEQTERRPCKNVPECMDNDYE; encoded by the exons ATGAATCTGATCGTGTTGGGGATTGTGCTCCTCGGGATTTACGTCCAACAATCAG TTTCGCAGAAGGTGGATTGTTTTTCATCATTTAGCCTGTCCAGTGGGAAATGTGGTAATCTTTTGGGTGAGGTTGGAAAAGAAGATTGTTGCTTAAACCCCAGCTATGGCTTCAAAGAAGCAGATGGCGTCTGTAGGTCCTGTGG GCGGGCAACATGGTCTGAATGGACTCCCTGGGGCGAGTGCTCAGTGAGTTGTACAGAGGGAGTCAGTCAAAGGCGACGATCGTGTCACGGAATTGGCAATTGCCCAGATCCTGAAAATCTGGGAAAGGTTCAAACTAAACCATGTGTGAAAAAAGATTGCTGCCCAG TGGAAGGTGGCTGGTCAGAGTGGGGGAAGTGGCAGCTATGTTCAGTCACATGTGGCGATGGAATTAAAAAAAGACGAAGAACATGTTCTGAACCCATTCCACAATGTGGGGGCTCCTGTAGTGGTGCAGAAGAAGAAATCACCCCTTGCTCCACTGAAATAATCTGTCCGA CTCATGGTGGTTGGTCCAGTTGGGGGAGTTGGGGTCCATGTCCAGTTACTTGTTTTTATGAAGGACGCAATCCTCAAAATGAACTTCGTAAACGAACATGCACCAACCCTGTTCCATCTACCATTCCACGTGGCAATGCCTGTGAGGGCTCTGACACAGAAAGCCGCCCTTGCAGAGGTCTACCGTTCTGCCCAG TTGATGGAAACTGGGGCGCTTGGGCAGGTCACACACCCTGCTCTGTGACGTGTGGAGTGGGTCAACAGACTCAAAGACGGATTTGTGATTCTCCTAAACCAGCACATGGTGGGAAACAGTGTCCAGGTGAAGAGCAACAAACTGGTATCTGCATCATTTCTGTCAACTGTCCAA TAAATGGGATGTGGAGTGAATGGGGAGAGTGGAGAGATTGTAAACCACCTTCCACTAGAAATATCATATGCAAAAACAGGGAGGGAAAACGAAGGAGGGAGAGGGACTGTCTGGATAGAAGATACGATGGAGCCCCATGTGATGGAGAGATTGTTCAACATGGCAGGTGCTATAACATAGAAGGCTGTGAAA TGGAAGGTGTCTTGTCAGAGTGGAGTGAGTGGAGTTATTGCACACCTGGATGTGGGTCAAACTCTACacaaacaagagaaagaaagtgtGTTGCTGACATCGCTACATACAG CTCCCAAGACCGCACTATGTTTGCAGGGAATCCACATGTTAAATGTGACGGTCTGAAAGAACAAACAGAGAGAAGACCATGTAAAAATGTTCCTGAGTGCATGGATAACGAT TATGAATGA
- the LOC128018679 gene encoding properdin isoform X6 — protein MNLIVLGIVLLGIYVQQSVSQKVDCFSSFSLSSGKCGNLLGEVGKEDCCLNPSYGFKEADGVCRSCGRATWSEWTPWGECSVSCTEGVSQRRRSCHGIGNCPDPENLGKVQTKPCVKKDCCPVEGGWSEWGKWQLCSVTCGDGIKKRRRTCSEPIPQCGGSCSGAEEEITPCSTEIICPTHGGWSSWGSWGPCPVTCFYEGRNPQNELRKRTCTNPVPSTIPRGNACEGSDTESRPCRGLPFCPVDGNWGAWAGHTPCSVTCGVGQQTQRRICDSPKPAHGGKQCPGEEQQTGICIISVNCPINGMWSEWGEWSNCKSPFGKNITCTKNEGKRKRERDCVDRKYKGAACVGEIVEHDKCFNIERCEMEGVLSEWSEWSYCTPDCGPNSTKIREIKCVANITLYSSQDRTMFAGNPHVKCDGLKEQTERRPCKNVPECMDNDYE, from the exons ATGAATCTGATCGTGTTGGGGATTGTGCTCCTCGGGATTTACGTCCAACAATCAG TTTCGCAGAAGGTGGATTGTTTTTCATCATTTAGCCTGTCCAGTGGGAAATGTGGTAATCTTTTGGGTGAGGTTGGAAAAGAAGATTGTTGCTTAAACCCCAGCTATGGCTTCAAAGAAGCAGATGGCGTCTGTAGGTCCTGTGG GCGGGCAACATGGTCTGAATGGACTCCCTGGGGCGAGTGCTCAGTGAGTTGTACAGAGGGAGTCAGTCAAAGGCGACGATCGTGTCACGGAATTGGCAATTGCCCAGATCCTGAAAATCTGGGAAAGGTTCAAACTAAACCATGTGTGAAAAAAGATTGCTGCCCAG TGGAAGGTGGCTGGTCAGAGTGGGGGAAGTGGCAGCTATGTTCAGTCACATGTGGCGATGGAATTAAAAAAAGACGAAGAACATGTTCTGAACCCATTCCACAATGTGGGGGCTCCTGTAGTGGTGCAGAAGAAGAAATCACCCCTTGCTCCACTGAAATAATCTGTCCGA CTCATGGTGGTTGGTCCAGTTGGGGGAGTTGGGGTCCATGTCCAGTTACTTGTTTTTATGAAGGACGCAATCCTCAAAATGAACTTCGTAAACGAACATGCACCAACCCTGTTCCATCTACCATTCCACGTGGCAATGCCTGTGAGGGCTCTGACACAGAAAGCCGCCCTTGCAGAGGTCTACCGTTCTGCCCAG TTGATGGAAACTGGGGCGCTTGGGCAGGTCACACACCCTGCTCTGTGACGTGTGGAGTGGGTCAACAGACTCAAAGACGGATTTGTGATTCTCCTAAACCAGCACATGGTGGGAAACAGTGTCCAGGTGAAGAGCAACAAACTGGTATCTGCATCATTTCTGTCAACTGTCCAA TAAATGGGATGTGGAGTGAATGGGGAGAGTGGAGTAATTGTAAATCACCTTTCGGTAAAAATATCACATGCACAAAAAACGAGGGAAaacgaaagagagagagggattgTGTTGATAGAAAATACAAAGGAGCCGCATGTGTTGGAGAGATTGTTGAACATGACAAGTGCTTTAACATTGAAAGATGTGAAA TGGAAGGTGTCTTGTCAGAGTGGAGTGAGTGGAGTTATTGCACACCTGATTGTGGACCAAACTCTACAAAAATAAGAGAAATAAAGTGTGTTGCTAACATCACTTTATACAG CTCCCAAGACCGCACTATGTTTGCAGGGAATCCACATGTTAAATGTGACGGTCTGAAAGAACAAACAGAGAGAAGACCATGTAAAAATGTTCCTGAGTGCATGGATAACGAT TATGAATGA
- the LOC128018679 gene encoding properdin isoform X2, whose amino-acid sequence MNLIVLGIVLLGIYVQQSVSQKVDCFSSFSLSSGKCGNLLGEVGKEDCCLNPSYGFKEADGVCRSCGRATWSEWTPWGECSVSCTEGVSQRRRSCHGIGNCPDPENLGKVQTKPCVKKDCCPVEGGWSEWGKWQLCSVTCGDGIKKRRRTCSEPIPQCGGSCSGAEEEITPCSTEIICPTHGGWSSWGSWGPCPVTCFYEGRNPQNELRKRTCTNPVPSTIPRGNACEGSDTESRPCRGLPFCPVDGNWGAWAGHTPCSVTCGVGQQTQRRICDSPKPAHGGKQCPGEEQQTGICIISVNCPINGMWSEWGEWRDCKPPSTRNIICKNREGKRRRERDCLDRRYDGAPCDGEIVQHGRCYNIEGCEMEGVLSEWSEWSYCTPGCGSNSTQTRERKCVADIATYSSQDRTMFAGNPRVKCDGLKTQTERRPCKNVPECMDYDYE is encoded by the exons ATGAATCTGATCGTGTTGGGGATTGTGCTCCTCGGGATTTACGTCCAACAATCAG TTTCGCAGAAGGTGGATTGTTTTTCATCATTTAGCCTGTCCAGTGGGAAATGTGGTAATCTTTTGGGTGAGGTTGGAAAAGAAGATTGTTGCTTAAACCCCAGCTATGGCTTCAAAGAAGCAGATGGCGTCTGTAGGTCCTGTGG GCGGGCAACATGGTCTGAATGGACTCCCTGGGGCGAGTGCTCAGTGAGTTGTACAGAGGGAGTCAGTCAAAGGCGACGATCGTGTCACGGAATTGGCAATTGCCCAGATCCTGAAAATCTGGGAAAGGTTCAAACTAAACCATGTGTGAAAAAAGATTGCTGCCCAG TGGAAGGTGGCTGGTCAGAGTGGGGGAAGTGGCAGCTATGTTCAGTCACATGTGGCGATGGAATTAAAAAAAGACGAAGAACATGTTCTGAACCCATTCCACAATGTGGGGGCTCCTGTAGTGGTGCAGAAGAAGAAATCACCCCTTGCTCCACTGAAATAATCTGTCCGA CTCATGGTGGTTGGTCCAGTTGGGGGAGTTGGGGTCCATGTCCAGTTACTTGTTTTTATGAAGGACGCAATCCTCAAAATGAACTTCGTAAACGAACATGCACCAACCCTGTTCCATCTACCATTCCACGTGGCAATGCCTGTGAGGGCTCTGACACAGAAAGCCGCCCTTGCAGAGGTCTACCGTTCTGCCCAG TTGATGGAAACTGGGGCGCTTGGGCAGGTCACACACCCTGCTCTGTGACGTGTGGAGTGGGTCAACAGACTCAAAGACGGATTTGTGATTCTCCTAAACCAGCACATGGTGGGAAACAGTGTCCAGGTGAAGAGCAACAAACTGGTATCTGCATCATTTCTGTCAACTGTCCAA TAAATGGGATGTGGAGTGAATGGGGAGAGTGGAGAGATTGTAAACCACCTTCCACTAGAAATATCATATGCAAAAACAGGGAGGGAAAACGAAGGAGGGAGAGGGACTGTCTGGATAGAAGATACGATGGAGCCCCATGTGATGGAGAGATTGTTCAACATGGCAGGTGCTATAACATAGAAGGCTGTGAAA TGGAAGGTGTCTTGTCAGAGTGGAGTGAGTGGAGTTATTGCACACCTGGATGTGGGTCAAACTCTACacaaacaagagaaagaaagtgtGTTGCTGACATCGCTACATACAG CTCCCAAGACCGCACTATGTTTGCAGGGAATCCACGTGTTAAATGTGACGGTCTgaaaacacaaacagagagaagACCATGTAAAAATGTTCCTGAGTGCATGGATTACGAT TATGAATGA
- the LOC128018677 gene encoding TBC1 domain family member 25 isoform X2: MDIRPSEDSPVLEDWDIISPKDVIGSDQLQGEKRSLASAALPFTQSLLSQVGRTLSRVQQALSWSYGEEVKPFKPPLNDAEFHSYLNSQGQLTRPEDLRLRIYHGGVEPSLRKVVWRYLLNVYPDGLTGQERMDYMKRKTREYDQLKSEWTERVSTEDLEFIRGNVLKDVLRTDRAHPYYAGSEDSPHLTALTDILTTFAITHPQVSYCQGMSDIASPILAVMDNEAHAFICFCGIMKRLEGNFRPDGQLMSIKFQHLKLLLQYSDPEFYAYLVSKGADDLFFCYRWLLLELKREFAFDDALRMLEVTWSSLPPDPPETEVELQGLPHEPDQSSGSQNVHQNVNMEEMEEKQKERQRRRHMLRPSREEADGGRSLIVEEEEKGPRKEGEGEFGVDDMVKNDVTAPVPSFEKQASFGEFKYYSGRSEDSFDINENDCSDPTLSPVQFQSAHSTLPFSVRQSTEESEDDPGEQEPLIGNLTPSSPGQRDSPNGQAASPASSLPSGLPNWKSSSNHSPEASNSPSSWRTASPDDLSKCTTSSSSGDKAVSPDKPPGGFTSSQAVINETEAQSPSVVPGKSFLASPSQSYNRSRLSSPVLSFGKSPSLPKAFYSNLPSPCRPTASVITSPNTNKPEGGGMKPCSLPPPQEFGKGNPFMLFLCLSILLEHRDHIVKNSLDYNELAMHFDRLVRRHNLGRILQRAKALFADYLQSEVWDSEEGDEVSLDSPTTAATSPQTPTTRPPFLNVQPSQGTLWNSTYNLANTIPSPTTPVALSPSDS, from the exons ATGGACATCAGACCATCAGAGGACA GTCCTGTTTTGGAGGACTGGGACATAATCAGTCCTAAGGATGTGATTGGCTCAGACCAGCTGCAGGGAGAGAAGAGGTCGTTGGCATCTGCCGCACTTCCTTTCACACAGTCGCTGCTCTCCCAG GTGGGTCGCACTCTATCGCGTGTGCAGCAGGCCTTGAGTTGGTCCTATGGGGAGGAGGTGAAACCATTCAAGCCTCCCTTAAATGATGCTGAGTTCCACAGTTACCTGAACAGCCAAGGTCAACTGACCCGACCAGAGGACCTTAGACTTCGTATATACCATGGTGGGGTTGAGCCATCCTTACGCAAG GTTGTTTGGCGATACCTCCTTAATGTGTACCCAGATGGTCTCACAGGACAAGAGAGAATGGACTACATGAAGAGGAAAACAAGAGAGTACGACCAGCTCAAGAGCGAATGGACAGAACGGGTCAGCACAGAGGACCTGGAGTTCATCAGGGGAAACGTTCTGAAAGATGTTCTTCGAACAGACAGAGCACATCCTTACTATGCAGGATCAGAGGACAGCCCACATCTAACCGCCTTGACAGACATTCTCACCACCTTTGCTATTACACACCCACAG GTGTCTTATTGCCAAGGCATGAGCGACATTGCCTCGCCAATTCTAGCTGTCATGGACAACGAAGCTCATGCCTTTATCTGCTTCTGTGGCATTATGAAACGTCTTGAGGGCAACTTTCGCCCTGACGGACAACTTATGTCCATTAAGTTCCAGCATCTGAAGTTGCTACTGCAGTATTCAGACCCTGAGTTTTATGCCTACCTAGTCTCAAAAGGTGCAGACGATCTGTTTTTCTGTTACCGCTGGCTGCTTTTGGAGCTGAAGCGTGAATTCGCTTTTGATGATGCTCTGAGAATGCTTGAGGTCACCTGGAGCTCCTTGCCACCTGATCCACCTGAGACAGAGGTGGAGCTTCAGGGGCTACCACATGAGCCAGATCAGTCCAGTGGCTCACAGAATGTCCATCAGAATGTGAACATGGAGGAGATGGAAGAGAAGCAGAAGGAAAGGCAGAGGAGACGTCACATGCTAAGACCATCCCGAGAGGAGGCAGATGGGGGACGTAGCCTCATCgtagaggaggaggagaaggggcCTCGGAAGGAAGGTGAAGGAGAGTTCGGTGTAGATGACATGGTCAAGAATGATGTCACAGCTCCAGTGCCCTCCTTTGAGAAACAGGCAAGTTTTGGGGAATTCAAGTACTATAGTGGCCGAAGTGAGGACAGCTTTGATATCAATGAAAACGATTGCTCTGATCCTACATTATCTCCAGTACAGTTTCAGTCTGCACACTCCACGTTGCCATTCTCTGTCCGCCAGTCCACAGAGGAAAGTGAGGATGACCCTGGAGAGCAGGAACCTCTCATCGGTAATCTTACGCCTTCTTCTCCAGGACAAAGAGACTCTCCCAATGGTCAAGCTGCTTCCCCAGCATCATCTCTTCCTTCCGGCCTACCAAATTGGAAGAGTAGCTCTAATCATTCACCGGAAGCATCTAATTCTCCATCTAGCTGGAGAACGGCATCTCCCGATGACCTTTCAAAATGCACAACCTCTTCCTCTAGTGGGGACAAAGCGGTGTCTCCTGATAAACCTCCTGGGGGGTTCACGTCCTCACAAGCTGTAATAAACGAAACTGAGGCTCAGTCCCCATCAGTGGTCCCAGGGAAATCTTTCCTGGCGTCTCCCTCGCAGAGTTACAATCGTTCGCGTCTCTCTTCTCCGGTTTTATCCTTCGGCAAATCCCCATCTTTGCCCAAAGCGTTTTACAGCAATCTTCCCTCACCATGCAGGCCCACCGCCTCTGTCATAACCTctccaaacacaaacaaaccagAAGGAGGAGGAATGAAACCCTGCTCGCTTCCTCCTCCTCAAGAGTTTGGGAAAGGGAATCCCTTCATGCTTTTTCTTTGCCTGTCTATCCTGCTGGAACATCGTGACCACATTGTCAAAAACAGCCTGGATTACAATGAGCTGGCCATGCACTTTGACCGCCTGGTCCGTCGCCACAACCTTGGGCGTATTCTGCAGCGAGCTAAAGCCCTCTTTGCAGACTACCTGCAGAGTGAGGTATGGGACTCGGAGGAAGGGGATGAAGTCAGTTTGGACTCCCCAACCACAGCAGCAACATCCCCCCAGACACCCACCACTAGACCTCCTTTCCTCAATGTACAGCCCTCTCAGGGTACCTTATGGAATTCAACATATAATCTAGCCAATACCATTCCCTCTCCAACAACTCCTGTTGCCCTCTCTCCATCTGATTCCTGA